The segment ACTTAATTAGACCTAAACTATATAACAAAGCCCCTAAAGTATAACTTTTGGGGCTTTTCATTTGCCCTTCGTACACATTGAACTATTTTTATTGATTAAAATATATATTCAATATACAAGACTATATGTTGCGTATTTTAAATAACATTAATCCTTTATCGATAACTACTAATTATGAATGACAACTGGGAACCACCGTGGAATTGGGGTGTTTTTAAAAGAAAACAGTGTAAGCGAGATTATATTTGTTCAGAGCTAGGTGCTAACCACAGAATGGTATGCATTTACGACACATTGCTTAAGAAAGGGTTTAGCGAAACATATTGGCAATATGTGTACCCTGAACAAATAGGAGGATTAATTAAAACTTTTTGTAAAGGTTCTCTTGAACTTCATGTTCGATTCTTTAGAAATGACAAAATTTATGCTGAGATCGAAATTGGTAGATGTGCATACATTCATTTCAGCAAACATCGGTACTATGCGAACAATTATCTTAAGTTACTAATGAAATCTCAAGGAGTTAATGTCCTTGAGTATTTAGATTCAGCCATAGCCAAGTACAAAATAAGCGGAAAGAAAGCTCCTGAATGGAGTGCGAAAAATAAATTTTGCACAACTAAAGTTAAAAAATTGATTAAAACAGCAATGATATTTGGAGACTGGAAGACTTTGAGCTTTCTACTACTGTTGACTGTTTCTGTTATGCCTCAGACAAACTCGGTATTTTTAAGCGTAGCTACGTTTATTCTGATTGTTGCACATATTTTTGCCCCTAAAAAAAGTTAATATCCATTTTCAGAGTAATGATTGAGAAGGTCTCGGAAGTGTTCGTTTGCCTTATTCAATTCTTTAATGAATTCCTCTTCGCACATTGTATTTTTACAAATATTAATCTTGATTTCCAGAGCTCTTAGATTGTTATTCAGAGTAAACGCTAGTCTTTTTTTTGCTGCGGGATTTAACAGAGCTTCTAAGCTGGCCATGACTGTAACGATGATCGCTATAACGGAAGCATGTTTCGTATTAATTAGTCCATCGCCCACCAACTCTGACACCATATTAATAGCTACGAGTAAAGCTCCAGCAGGGACAACCACCTTACAAGCCCAGAACAGCAATATATTTAACCATCTGTAAAAAAAAGTTTCTTTACGCCAAGTTGCAATTTCTTTGCTGAGATAGTCAAATTCAAAATTTACCGGGCAACTATTAGAAGAGCTCAAGACGGTAGGTGATTCATTCATAATTAGTAGTTATCGATAACCACTAAGCTCTCACCTTTTGACAACCCCCCCTCGAACTTTTATGTAAGTGCATACTACAAGCTTCTAAATTCACTCGGAGGAATTTCATGCACCTGAAGAATAAAATACCCCTTTGCCTAATCATCGCCCTGACTCTTGGGCTGGCAGGCTGTCAGTCCGCCTATTATAAAACCATGGAAAGCTTCGGCTACCACAAGCGCGACATCCTTGTTTCCAACGTGGAAAAGGCCCGTGAATCACAAGAAGAAGCCAGCGAGCAATTCAAGAGCGCGCTGGACAAATTCAGTGCCCTGACCGGGTTTCACGGTGGCGACCTTCAGGAAACTTACGAACGCCTCAATGATGAATACGAGCACAGCGAAGCCGCGGCTCTGGAAGTACGTAAAAGAATCGACTCAGTTGAAGAAGTGGGGAATGACCTTTTTGATGAATGGAATACTGAACTTGACCAGTACACCAGCAGAAAGCTGCGCAACGAGAGCCGGGTCAAGCTTTCCAAGACCAAAAGCAAGTTCAAGCGTCTGCTCTCCGCCATGCGCAAGGCTGAAAAGAAAATCGCCCCCGTACTCAACGTCTTCCGGGATCAGGTGCTCTACCTGAAGCATAATCTGAATGCGCAGGCCATTGCCTCACTCAAGTCTGAACTGAACACCCTTGAAGCGGACATCGGCAGGCTGATCAAGGAAATGCAGCGTTCCATTGATGAGGCCGACGCCTTTATTAAAGAGCTGAAGAAAAGCTAGATGCGCTTCGCGATTTTATTAAAAAATTTCGCCTCTGGCGACTTAAACCCTTTTGCAAAAGGTTTTAAGAATCCCAAAACCTCTTAATAAAGCTTCGCCGCTCTATACACCCAATAGCCACTTGGATTAACAACGAAAAAATCCCCGAAGTGAGTACACTCCGGGGATTTTTTCGCGCTTGTTAAGTCTTTTTGCAGCGAAAAACGGCTTAACCGTTAACCACCTGCAACTGTTTTTTTACAAATTCCAATTCGTTTTCAGATTTTCCAGCAGCCTGCTCAGCCAGTGCCTGAGCGCAGAATGTAAGCATCACGTCCGTATCCAGACCCAGCAGAATGGAGCCATTGGAAACAATGCAAGTCTCGCCCTGATCTTCCATCAAGTACGCTCTTTTATCACGTTCCCGACCGTTTCTGGTTGCAATGGAGTATCCTGTGCGCCCCTTCTCGGTACTGAAAATCTTTTCCGAGACCAGCTCCCCGCTGTCCTCATTGTAGTTGAGGGATTCATTTTCAAGCTTTCCGACAAAGGAAATCTGGCCGCCAAAATCATTTTCCAGAGTCACCCGTTTAAGGGCAGCTGACTTTTTCATGATCCTTGTCCACCGATGTTTTCTCAAATGGGCAGTTTCAGTTGCTCAGAACCTTTCTTATCGTCCTTCCCCTTCTTGGGAGCCGCCTGCAAGCCGGATTCAATATATTCCAGCAGGGAACTTTCCGGCACACGCCACTGACTGCCAACCTTGATACCGCGAATCTTTCCCTCCTGAACCAGCCTGTAGGCTGTTCTTGGGTGGATTCTCAGCGTGTCGGCAATCTCACGTACCGTGTATAGCGTAGGCGAGGGTGTCAAAGATTTATCCTGATTTTTCAAAATTACACTACGATGTAGACGTTATGACACTATTTGTCAAAAAATGTCAAAGAAACTCATTCAAGTCACTTCTTTTCTGCAACAATACTCCAACAAGCATC is part of the Desulfovibrio sp. JC022 genome and harbors:
- a CDS encoding DUF2959 domain-containing protein, translated to MHLKNKIPLCLIIALTLGLAGCQSAYYKTMESFGYHKRDILVSNVEKARESQEEASEQFKSALDKFSALTGFHGGDLQETYERLNDEYEHSEAAALEVRKRIDSVEEVGNDLFDEWNTELDQYTSRKLRNESRVKLSKTKSKFKRLLSAMRKAEKKIAPVLNVFRDQVLYLKHNLNAQAIASLKSELNTLEADIGRLIKEMQRSIDEADAFIKELKKS
- a CDS encoding helix-turn-helix domain-containing protein, with product MTPSPTLYTVREIADTLRIHPRTAYRLVQEGKIRGIKVGSQWRVPESSLLEYIESGLQAAPKKGKDDKKGSEQLKLPI